From the Limosilactobacillus panis genome, one window contains:
- the ribF gene encoding riboflavin biosynthesis protein RibF, with product MQVIKIHHPINKQLIPDGPVVLAMGFFDGVHRGHQAVIRRARQIADQRKLPLAVLTYGHAPGVVYRQYPGGFKYLSTTDRKLALLKQLSVDLVYLVSFTSSFANQTPQEFVDHYLVAFHSQVVVAGFDHTYGPAKIATMTNLPAYARGRFTVVTVPKFTDPGTTKKVGSRAIRKAIDRGDVQTANQELGYYYQTTGLVVHGLARGRTLGFPTINVETPSRERIPGIGVYAVNVKIGENWYGGMASVGHNITFGDHNQLTVEIYLFDFDQMVYGEEVTVRWYQYLRGEQKFADATSLVAQIKHDEQVARQVVQAPPAITSQIIH from the coding sequence TTGCAGGTTATAAAAATACACCACCCAATCAACAAGCAATTAATTCCTGACGGCCCGGTAGTGCTGGCGATGGGGTTCTTCGATGGGGTCCACCGTGGCCATCAAGCGGTCATCCGGCGGGCACGGCAAATTGCTGACCAGCGGAAGTTACCCTTGGCAGTCCTAACCTATGGTCACGCACCAGGAGTTGTTTACCGGCAATATCCCGGCGGCTTTAAATACCTTTCCACTACTGACCGGAAGTTAGCCCTTTTAAAACAGCTCAGCGTTGACTTGGTGTACCTAGTTAGTTTTACCTCGAGTTTTGCCAACCAGACTCCCCAAGAATTTGTCGACCACTATCTCGTCGCTTTTCATAGCCAAGTCGTGGTGGCGGGTTTTGACCACACCTATGGTCCGGCTAAAATTGCTACTATGACGAACCTGCCTGCCTATGCGCGAGGCCGGTTCACTGTGGTAACAGTTCCTAAATTTACTGATCCGGGCACGACCAAGAAGGTTGGTTCCCGGGCAATCCGGAAGGCAATTGACCGCGGGGACGTTCAGACTGCTAACCAAGAATTAGGCTACTATTACCAGACCACGGGGTTGGTCGTCCATGGCCTTGCTCGAGGCCGGACCCTGGGCTTCCCCACAATCAATGTGGAGACACCATCACGGGAGAGGATACCAGGAATTGGTGTGTACGCGGTTAATGTTAAAATTGGTGAAAACTGGTACGGGGGGATGGCCAGTGTTGGCCATAATATTACCTTTGGTGACCACAACCAGCTGACCGTTGAGATTTACCTATTTGACTTTGACCAAATGGTTTACGGCGAAGAGGTAACGGTTCGCTGGTACCAATACCTTCGTGGTGAGCAAAAATTTGCGGATGCTACTAGTTTAGTGGCACAAATAAAGCATGATGAACAAGTGGCACGTCAGGTCGTGCAGGCACCACCAGCAATTACAAGCCAGATAATTCATTAA
- the hrcA gene encoding heat-inducible transcriptional repressor HrcA, giving the protein MLTQRQKAILQAIVRQYTSTGQPVGSKHLAEKLPFKVSSATIRNEMAVLEDHQLIKKEYSSSGRVPSKRGYRYYVDHLLDANALTDNDLVVIQNSLGTSFQKIDEIVSHSADILSDLTSYTAFTLKPDVRLSGFRVVPLGNHKVIAILVTDSGDVESQSFTLPRNFDTDALQAVIRMINDQLVGRPLTEVVKRLNDDIPKRIMQYMHGSDGFLDLFDNVVSRAARERFFVGGRLNILGFSNNQDPQALQVLYSLIDQNDELSHLLDTGSDDKDVNVRIGSEIAKDQVLKDYSLITASYDVDQYGKGIIAVLGPTRMPYSRTIGIVNAFRQELAKRLLDFYRHYYDS; this is encoded by the coding sequence ATGCTAACACAACGACAAAAGGCAATCCTGCAAGCGATTGTACGTCAATACACCTCAACCGGTCAACCGGTAGGATCAAAGCACCTCGCTGAAAAGTTACCATTTAAGGTTAGTTCAGCAACAATCCGGAATGAGATGGCGGTATTAGAAGATCACCAGCTAATCAAAAAAGAGTATTCGTCCTCGGGGAGGGTGCCTTCAAAGCGTGGCTACCGATACTACGTCGATCATCTGCTGGATGCAAATGCGCTCACGGATAATGACCTGGTTGTTATCCAGAATTCTTTAGGGACGAGTTTTCAAAAGATTGATGAGATTGTTTCGCATTCAGCAGATATCTTGTCAGACCTGACTTCTTACACAGCATTTACCCTAAAGCCCGATGTCCGGTTAAGTGGTTTTCGGGTGGTCCCGTTGGGTAACCATAAGGTGATTGCCATTTTGGTTACCGACAGTGGGGACGTCGAGAGTCAGTCGTTTACCCTGCCACGTAATTTTGATACCGATGCACTCCAAGCGGTAATCAGGATGATTAATGATCAGTTGGTCGGGCGACCGCTGACTGAAGTAGTTAAACGGCTGAATGATGACATCCCAAAGCGGATCATGCAATATATGCATGGTTCTGACGGCTTCTTGGACTTGTTTGACAACGTTGTTTCCCGGGCCGCTCGGGAACGCTTCTTTGTCGGCGGGCGGCTTAACATCTTGGGATTTTCTAATAACCAAGATCCGCAAGCCCTGCAGGTGTTATATAGCCTAATTGATCAAAATGATGAGTTGTCGCACCTTCTTGACACGGGATCTGATGATAAGGATGTCAACGTCAGGATTGGCTCGGAAATTGCTAAGGACCAGGTGTTAAAGGATTATAGTCTAATTACGGCAAGCTATGATGTCGACCAGTATGGTAAGGGAATCATTGCTGTTTTAGGGCCCACGAGGATGCCTTACTCACGGACGATTGGAATTGTAAATGCCTTTCGTCAGGAGTTAGCCAAGCGACTACTTGACTTTTACCGACACTATTACGATTCATAG
- the grpE gene encoding nucleotide exchange factor GrpE, translated as MAKEEKQKQEEQPKADGKAAQTDNKAEHHGGHKGQCHHRCEKLQKQVDDLKKQLADKDDKYLRAEAEIQNMTTRFNKERAQILKYDGQDLAKSVLPVLDNLKRALTIEVKDENGQQLKKGIQMVHDHLTAALKDHGVTEIPAEGKIFDPTLHQAVQTVPVKGDQKPETVVKVLQAGYQLKDRVLRPAMVVVAQ; from the coding sequence TTGGCAAAAGAAGAAAAGCAAAAGCAGGAAGAGCAGCCAAAAGCTGATGGCAAAGCTGCTCAGACTGATAATAAAGCTGAACACCATGGTGGCCACAAGGGTCAGTGCCACCACCGCTGTGAAAAGTTGCAAAAGCAAGTGGATGACTTGAAAAAACAACTTGCGGATAAAGATGACAAGTATCTACGTGCCGAAGCGGAAATTCAAAATATGACGACCCGCTTTAATAAGGAACGCGCCCAGATCTTGAAGTATGATGGTCAGGACCTGGCAAAGAGTGTTCTTCCCGTTCTTGATAACCTTAAGCGGGCACTCACGATTGAAGTTAAAGATGAAAATGGCCAACAACTAAAAAAGGGTATTCAAATGGTCCACGACCACTTAACGGCAGCCTTAAAGGACCATGGGGTCACTGAGATCCCCGCAGAAGGAAAGATTTTTGATCCGACCTTGCACCAAGCGGTTCAAACCGTCCCAGTAAAGGGTGATCAAAAACCGGAAACGGTTGTCAAAGTCTTGCAAGCTGGTTACCAGCTGAAGGACCGGGTTCTGCGTCCTGCAATGGTTGTTGTGGCACAATAA
- the dnaK gene encoding molecular chaperone DnaK, with protein sequence MASNKIIGIDLGTTNSAVAVMEGNEPKIITNPEGSRTTPSVVSFKNGETQVGEVAKRQAITNPNTISSIKSHMGEAGYTVEVDGKKYTPQEISAMILQYIKKYAEDYIGDTVNKAVITVPAYFNDAQRQATKDAGKIAGLDVKRIINEPTASSLAYGLDKKDKDEKILVYDLGGGTFDVSILELGDGVFQVLSTNGDTHLGGDDFDQKIMDWLIDGFKQEHGIDLSKDKMALQRLKDAAEKAKKDLSGVQEAQISLPFISSGENGPLHLEKSLTRAQFNQLTNDLVERTKQPVLNALKDADLSFDDIDEVILNGGSTRIPAVQEMVKELTGKEPNHSINPDEAVALGAAIQGGVLTGDVKDVVLLDVTPLSLGIETMGGVFTKLIDRNTTIPTSKSQIFSTAADNQSAVDIHVLQGERPMAADNKTLGNFQLTDIPAAPRGVPQIKVTFDIDKNGIVNVSAKDMGTGKEQKIVIKSNSGLSDEEIERMKKDAEEHAEADKKKKEEVDLKNEVDQELFQVDKTLKEVKGKVPDEDIKKAESARDDLKKAKKSGNLDDMKAKKDALNKVIQDLSVKLYKQAQGAQGNAQGGANPTGNAGNNGNQKGNDNGNTVDGDFKDVTPDDKK encoded by the coding sequence ATGGCAAGTAACAAGATTATTGGTATTGATTTAGGTACTACTAACTCCGCCGTTGCCGTTATGGAAGGTAACGAGCCCAAGATTATTACTAACCCAGAAGGAAGTCGGACAACGCCATCCGTTGTTTCATTTAAGAATGGTGAAACCCAAGTTGGTGAAGTTGCCAAGCGACAAGCAATTACTAACCCGAACACGATTTCTTCTATCAAGAGTCATATGGGTGAAGCCGGCTACACAGTTGAAGTAGATGGCAAGAAGTACACGCCACAAGAAATCTCCGCAATGATTCTTCAATACATCAAGAAGTATGCGGAAGATTACATTGGCGACACCGTTAACAAGGCTGTTATTACAGTACCTGCCTACTTCAACGATGCCCAACGGCAAGCCACTAAGGATGCCGGAAAGATCGCTGGCTTGGACGTTAAGCGGATTATCAACGAACCAACTGCTTCTTCTCTGGCTTACGGTCTGGACAAGAAGGACAAGGATGAAAAGATTCTGGTTTACGACCTTGGTGGTGGGACGTTTGATGTCTCCATTTTGGAATTAGGTGACGGGGTCTTCCAAGTTCTTTCTACTAACGGTGACACGCACCTTGGTGGGGATGACTTCGACCAAAAGATTATGGACTGGTTAATTGACGGCTTTAAGCAGGAACATGGGATTGATCTTTCTAAAGATAAGATGGCTTTGCAACGGTTGAAGGATGCCGCTGAAAAGGCGAAGAAGGACCTTTCCGGTGTTCAAGAAGCTCAAATCAGCCTGCCATTCATTTCATCCGGTGAAAATGGTCCACTGCACTTGGAGAAGAGTTTGACCCGGGCCCAATTCAACCAGTTGACTAATGACCTGGTTGAACGGACGAAGCAACCAGTATTGAACGCTTTGAAGGATGCGGACCTTTCATTTGATGACATTGATGAGGTTATCCTAAACGGTGGTTCAACCCGGATTCCAGCTGTTCAAGAAATGGTTAAGGAATTGACTGGTAAGGAACCAAACCACTCCATCAACCCTGATGAAGCCGTTGCCCTTGGTGCAGCTATCCAAGGTGGGGTTCTGACCGGTGATGTTAAGGATGTTGTTCTACTTGATGTTACACCACTTTCTCTTGGTATTGAAACCATGGGTGGGGTCTTCACCAAGTTGATTGACCGGAACACGACCATTCCAACATCCAAGAGTCAGATTTTCTCAACGGCCGCTGATAATCAATCTGCCGTTGATATTCACGTTCTTCAGGGTGAACGGCCAATGGCAGCCGACAACAAGACCTTAGGGAACTTCCAGCTGACAGACATTCCAGCTGCTCCTCGTGGTGTTCCTCAAATTAAGGTTACCTTCGACATTGATAAGAACGGGATTGTTAACGTTTCTGCCAAGGACATGGGAACTGGTAAGGAACAAAAGATTGTTATCAAGTCCAACTCTGGTCTGTCCGACGAAGAAATCGAACGGATGAAGAAGGATGCCGAAGAACACGCTGAAGCCGACAAGAAGAAGAAGGAAGAAGTTGACTTGAAGAATGAGGTCGACCAAGAACTCTTCCAAGTTGACAAGACCTTAAAGGAAGTTAAGGGCAAGGTTCCTGACGAAGACATCAAGAAGGCCGAAAGTGCTCGTGACGACCTGAAGAAGGCCAAGAAAAGCGGTAACCTTGATGACATGAAGGCCAAGAAGGACGCTCTCAACAAGGTTATCCAAGACTTGAGTGTCAAGCTTTACAAGCAGGCCCAAGGAGCTCAAGGGAATGCCCAGGGCGGTGCAAACCCTACTGGCAATGCCGGCAATAACGGTAACCAAAAGGGCAATGATAATGGCAACACCGTTGATGGTGACTTCAAGGATGTTACCCCAGACGACAAGAAGTAA
- the dnaJ gene encoding molecular chaperone DnaJ has translation MAEENYYDVLGVSKDASEADIKHAYRRLAAKYHPDVNHAPGAEEKFKKINEAYDVLSDSQKRAQYDQFGSAGPQAGAGQGFGGFGNGGFSSQGFGGASGFDDIFSQFFGGGGSRRPNPTAPRQGRDLQYAMTLKFMDAIFGKTTTIKYDRDEQCKTCHGTGAKPGKSATTCKRCGGSGVIVTVRRTPLGSMQTQTTCPECHGTGKVIKAADQCQTCHGSGHVHAKHELEVKVPAGVDDGQQMRLEGQGDAGENGGPAGDLYIVFRVTPSRDFRRDGTTIYVDRDISFAQAALGDEIKVKTVHGDVDLKVPAGTQSETNFRLRGKGVPYLNGKGTGDEQVTVHVKTPKNLNKRQREAMMAFAAASGEDVKGVKKSVLDKLKDAFEDR, from the coding sequence ATGGCAGAAGAAAACTATTACGATGTTTTAGGTGTCTCAAAAGATGCCTCGGAAGCAGATATTAAACACGCTTACCGGCGACTCGCTGCTAAGTACCACCCGGATGTAAACCATGCACCTGGTGCGGAAGAAAAATTTAAGAAGATTAATGAAGCTTACGATGTCTTAAGTGATTCGCAAAAGCGGGCCCAGTATGATCAGTTTGGTTCTGCTGGTCCACAGGCCGGAGCGGGCCAAGGTTTTGGTGGCTTTGGCAATGGCGGCTTTAGTAGTCAGGGCTTTGGCGGCGCCAGTGGCTTTGATGATATCTTCAGCCAATTCTTTGGTGGTGGCGGCAGTCGGCGGCCTAACCCGACTGCCCCGCGTCAGGGTCGGGACCTCCAGTATGCCATGACGCTGAAGTTTATGGATGCCATTTTTGGGAAAACGACGACCATTAAGTACGATCGTGATGAGCAATGTAAAACCTGTCACGGGACCGGTGCCAAACCAGGTAAGTCCGCGACGACTTGTAAACGGTGTGGCGGAAGCGGTGTAATCGTCACTGTACGGCGGACACCTCTGGGGAGTATGCAGACCCAAACCACTTGTCCAGAGTGTCACGGGACTGGTAAGGTAATTAAAGCTGCTGATCAGTGCCAGACCTGCCACGGTAGTGGGCATGTTCATGCAAAGCACGAGCTGGAAGTTAAAGTTCCCGCTGGGGTTGATGATGGCCAGCAGATGCGCCTTGAAGGCCAGGGTGATGCTGGTGAAAACGGTGGACCGGCTGGTGACCTATACATTGTCTTCAGAGTTACCCCGAGTCGAGACTTCCGGCGTGATGGCACTACTATTTACGTTGACCGGGATATTTCGTTTGCCCAAGCTGCACTGGGGGACGAAATCAAGGTTAAGACCGTTCATGGTGACGTTGACCTAAAGGTTCCTGCTGGAACGCAATCCGAGACCAACTTCCGCTTACGGGGGAAGGGTGTTCCTTACTTGAATGGTAAGGGGACTGGTGATGAGCAGGTTACTGTCCACGTCAAAACACCGAAGAACCTCAATAAACGGCAACGGGAGGCGATGATGGCCTTCGCTGCGGCCAGTGGTGAGGATGTCAAGGGCGTCAAAAAATCCGTCTTAGATAAGCTTAAGGACGCCTTTGAGGATCGTTAA
- a CDS encoding L,D-transpeptidase: MSGWHATNAAKDRPYHYIIAVNKATNQEIGRQNVTDQAVPRADVQRVHNVYGAGQSGFNTSFDLSKGLAELNQVQIVSRYTNDARGNGNAVDYWFAPITIDRNNRANLDKATVVKSQVVISGWHATNLAAGKAHHFIIVLDRTSNQEVARQLVTPVKRPDVAKVFPGIAGAVKSGFTVKIPLTKLNLSHQLQVISRYAGASDGNSDYVDYWFSPITSGHQFSQGYLDSFNLSDGQHLTFSGWHVDNLSGFENNHYAILYDLTARRQVAVVNTTTVKRLDVARTLPNVTGAVQSGFSGSFDLDKTQLIPGHSYVVVSRYSTSDQENGDQGQYNDFWSAPVVLNQRASWLDNVKMSKQGLQIAGWMASDAALSDKHPYVIILNNGKEVKRAKLTLTNRPDVAARYGQIYNSAQSGFATTVPLDLSTVNGTLKVILRFSDDAAGNGNFDDQYSPDYATNAGFFDQISISANSIYVSGWHASNQAANKPYQFLIFIDQNGHELYRQEVLDKNRARADVANAFPAIYNSGQSGYQLAFGMPNQLRNQNVRIIHRFTDDKLGNGNYVDYTSSPVSMSLMRTPIDYRMPSEYGPYPNVSQLKNFWIHVRIGQNRVYLMDGNNVVYTMYCTAGRYVNGVSLTPTGTYYVQNERGDLFDYGEHWTSWKDHGVYLFHSVVFDAPWHDGHFDQAQLRLLGVPAGSQGCIRLPIPDANWIQHNVPAGTRVVIEN, encoded by the coding sequence GTGAGTGGCTGGCACGCTACCAACGCTGCTAAGGACCGCCCTTACCACTACATTATTGCCGTCAATAAGGCAACTAACCAGGAGATTGGCCGACAAAACGTGACTGACCAGGCTGTACCCCGCGCAGATGTCCAACGGGTTCATAATGTATATGGTGCGGGCCAATCGGGCTTTAATACGAGCTTTGACCTTAGTAAGGGCCTGGCAGAGTTAAACCAGGTGCAGATTGTTAGTCGCTACACAAATGATGCTCGGGGAAATGGTAACGCGGTCGACTATTGGTTTGCCCCGATTACGATTGATCGTAACAACCGTGCTAACCTTGATAAGGCGACGGTAGTTAAGAGTCAAGTGGTTATTAGCGGTTGGCACGCAACGAACTTGGCCGCCGGCAAGGCCCACCACTTTATTATTGTGCTCGACCGGACTAGTAATCAAGAAGTGGCTAGACAACTTGTTACGCCAGTTAAGCGTCCCGACGTTGCTAAAGTATTTCCGGGAATTGCGGGTGCTGTTAAATCCGGATTTACCGTTAAGATTCCACTGACTAAGTTGAACCTCAGTCACCAACTACAGGTCATTAGTCGGTACGCCGGTGCAAGTGACGGTAATAGTGATTACGTTGATTACTGGTTTAGTCCGATCACCAGTGGCCATCAGTTTAGCCAGGGTTATTTGGATAGCTTTAACCTGAGTGATGGTCAGCATTTAACCTTCAGCGGTTGGCACGTTGATAACTTGAGTGGGTTTGAGAACAACCATTACGCAATTCTCTATGACCTGACCGCTCGCCGGCAAGTGGCGGTGGTAAATACAACCACGGTTAAGCGTCTTGACGTTGCCCGGACGCTGCCAAACGTGACTGGCGCTGTTCAGAGCGGCTTTAGCGGAAGCTTTGACCTGGATAAGACTCAACTAATTCCGGGGCATAGTTATGTAGTAGTCAGTCGTTACTCCACGAGTGATCAAGAAAATGGTGACCAGGGACAGTACAATGACTTTTGGTCTGCACCAGTCGTTCTTAACCAACGGGCTTCTTGGTTGGACAACGTTAAAATGTCTAAGCAGGGACTGCAGATTGCTGGGTGGATGGCTAGTGACGCCGCCCTCAGTGACAAGCACCCATATGTGATCATCCTGAACAACGGCAAAGAAGTTAAGCGGGCTAAACTGACGTTGACTAACCGGCCCGATGTGGCAGCGCGCTATGGTCAAATTTATAATAGCGCCCAAAGCGGTTTTGCAACCACCGTTCCCTTAGACCTAAGCACGGTTAATGGAACGTTAAAAGTCATCCTGCGCTTCAGTGATGATGCTGCGGGTAATGGCAACTTTGATGATCAGTACAGCCCCGACTATGCCACTAATGCCGGTTTCTTTGACCAGATTAGTATCAGTGCCAACTCAATTTACGTTAGTGGCTGGCACGCCAGCAACCAGGCGGCCAATAAGCCATACCAGTTTCTGATTTTTATTGACCAAAATGGTCATGAATTGTACCGACAGGAAGTTCTGGACAAGAATCGGGCACGAGCTGACGTGGCCAATGCCTTCCCGGCAATTTATAATAGCGGTCAATCCGGCTACCAGCTAGCCTTTGGGATGCCAAACCAGCTCCGCAACCAAAACGTGCGCATCATTCACCGCTTTACAGATGATAAGCTCGGAAACGGTAACTACGTTGACTACACTTCTAGTCCTGTTTCAATGAGTCTGATGCGAACGCCAATTGATTACCGGATGCCATCTGAGTACGGCCCATACCCGAATGTCAGCCAGTTAAAGAACTTCTGGATTCACGTCCGGATTGGCCAAAACCGGGTTTACCTAATGGACGGTAATAACGTTGTCTACACGATGTACTGTACCGCTGGTCGATATGTCAATGGGGTCAGCCTGACGCCAACGGGGACCTACTACGTTCAAAACGAGCGAGGAGACCTCTTTGACTATGGTGAACACTGGACCTCATGGAAGGACCATGGGGTATATCTCTTCCACAGCGTTGTCTTTGATGCACCATGGCACGATGGTCACTTTGACCAAGCTCAATTGCGTTTGCTCGGTGTTCCTGCCGGGTCACAAGGTTGCATTCGGTTGCCAATCCCGGATGCAAACTGGATTCAGCACAATGTTCCCGCTGGTACACGGGTGGTAATTGAAAACTAA
- the lepA gene encoding translation elongation factor 4, whose amino-acid sequence MSLEEMKERQKHIRNFSIVAHIDHGKSTLADRILEMTDSISKREMKDQVLDDMPLERERGITIKLNAVALTYHARDGQDYIFHLIDTPGHVDFSYEVSRSLAACEGAILVVDATQGVEAQTLANVYLALDNDLEILPVINKIDLPSADPEGTKAQIEDEIGLETDEAVDVSAKTGLNVDQVLEKIVKDIPAPTGDLTAPLKALIFDSKYDDYRGVVLSVRVFEGTVKKGDRIRLMNSGTEYEVAEVGINSPKPLARDVLMAGDVGYITAAIKDIKDTRVGDTVTDADRPTDKPLAGYRQMTPMVYAGLYPTDNAKFNDLREALEKLQLNDAALVFEPESSQALGFGFRCGFLGLLHMDVVQERLEREFNLDLITTAPSVTYHVDLADGSTVEVENPAEMPDASSIKAIKEPYVKASIMVPNDYVGPVMELCQRKRGIFETMEYLSDTRVNVIYHVPLSEIIFDFFDKLKSSTRGYASMDYEIDEYKPSNLVKIDILLNGDKVDALSFIAHKDFAAERGREITSKLKKIIPRQNFEIPIQAAIGSKIIARTNIKAYRKDVTARIHTGDPDRRAKLLEKQKRGKKRMKAVGKVDIPQAAFMAVLKTDEETDER is encoded by the coding sequence ATGAGTCTGGAAGAAATGAAGGAGCGCCAAAAGCACATCCGTAATTTTTCAATTGTTGCCCATATTGACCACGGTAAGTCAACACTAGCTGACCGGATCTTAGAAATGACGGATTCGATTAGTAAGCGTGAAATGAAGGACCAAGTCCTCGATGATATGCCGCTGGAGCGTGAACGGGGGATCACCATTAAGCTAAATGCGGTGGCTCTTACCTACCACGCCAGGGATGGTCAGGACTACATTTTTCACCTGATTGACACCCCGGGGCATGTGGACTTCTCGTATGAGGTTTCGCGTTCGCTGGCGGCCTGTGAAGGGGCAATCCTGGTCGTAGATGCCACCCAGGGAGTGGAAGCCCAGACATTGGCCAATGTCTACCTTGCCCTGGATAACGACTTGGAAATTCTCCCGGTCATTAACAAGATTGACCTACCATCCGCTGATCCGGAGGGGACCAAGGCCCAGATTGAAGACGAAATTGGCCTGGAAACTGATGAGGCCGTTGACGTCAGTGCGAAGACGGGTCTCAACGTTGACCAGGTTCTGGAAAAGATTGTTAAGGATATTCCCGCACCCACTGGTGACCTGACTGCGCCGCTTAAGGCTTTAATTTTTGATTCGAAGTACGATGATTACCGCGGGGTTGTCTTAAGCGTCCGGGTATTTGAGGGGACCGTGAAGAAGGGCGACCGGATTCGGCTGATGAATAGTGGAACCGAGTACGAGGTTGCCGAAGTTGGTATTAACTCACCCAAACCACTAGCGCGGGATGTCCTGATGGCGGGGGATGTTGGTTACATCACCGCTGCAATCAAGGACATCAAGGATACCCGGGTTGGGGATACCGTGACCGATGCTGACCGCCCCACGGACAAGCCGTTAGCGGGTTATCGGCAAATGACACCAATGGTGTATGCCGGCCTGTACCCGACTGACAATGCAAAGTTTAACGACCTCCGTGAGGCCCTCGAAAAGTTGCAATTAAACGATGCTGCACTTGTGTTTGAGCCGGAAAGTTCCCAGGCTTTGGGCTTCGGTTTTCGTTGCGGTTTCTTGGGGCTGTTGCACATGGATGTTGTGCAAGAACGCCTGGAGCGTGAATTTAACCTTGACCTGATTACCACGGCCCCATCGGTTACCTACCACGTTGACTTGGCTGATGGTTCCACGGTTGAGGTGGAGAACCCAGCTGAGATGCCGGACGCTTCCTCAATCAAGGCGATTAAGGAGCCTTACGTCAAAGCATCAATCATGGTGCCAAATGACTACGTGGGTCCCGTGATGGAGCTTTGTCAACGGAAACGGGGCATTTTTGAGACCATGGAGTACCTCAGTGACACCCGGGTAAACGTGATTTACCATGTGCCATTATCTGAAATTATCTTTGACTTCTTTGATAAGCTGAAGAGTTCGACCCGGGGCTATGCTTCAATGGATTACGAAATTGATGAATATAAGCCAAGCAACTTGGTCAAAATTGATATCCTGTTGAATGGTGACAAGGTCGATGCGCTGAGCTTCATTGCCCATAAGGACTTTGCCGCTGAACGGGGGCGGGAGATTACTTCCAAGCTGAAGAAGATCATTCCCCGACAAAACTTCGAGATTCCTATTCAAGCAGCAATTGGTTCTAAGATTATCGCCCGGACAAACATCAAAGCTTACCGGAAGGACGTTACCGCTCGAATTCACACGGGAGATCCTGACCGACGGGCCAAGCTTTTGGAGAAACAGAAGCGTGGTAAGAAGCGGATGAAGGCCGTTGGTAAGGTTGATATCCCCCAAGCGGCGTTCATGGCCGTTTTGAAGACCGATGAGGAAACCGACGAGCGCTAA